The genomic interval GCGATGCGCGGCATTTCCGCCGGCACCGCCTATGCGATCTGGACCGGGCTGGGCGCGGTCGGGGTGATCGTCGGCGGGATGGTCTTCTTCAATGAGAAGGTCAGCGCGGTGCAAGTCGGCTTCATGGCGCTGATCGTTATCGGGGTCGTGGGGACGAAGCTGTTTTCAGCGAGTTGAGCGGGGAAACACAGCCAAGGGCCGGATGCTACCCCTTCGGCTCCCCACCCCCAAAACCGCCTCACCCCATCAAACTCTTCGACGCCTGCTCGGTGACGTCGCGCGAAAGCCCGGGCTGCGCCAATATCCGCTCCAGCTCGGCCCGCATGAGCGCCTGCCGTCCCTCGTCGAACCGCTTCCAGCGGCCAAGCGGCGGGATCATCCTGGCCGCGGTCTGCGGATTTTTCGGGTCGAGCGCGATGACGAGGTCGGCGATCAGCCGATAGCCCGCGCCGTCGGCGCGGTGGAATGCCGCCTGGTTGCCCGTCAGTGCGCCATAGAGCGACCGCACGCGGTTAGGGTTCGCGAGCGTGAAGTCGGGATGCCGCGCGAGTTCCTTCACCGCATCGACCGTATCGGGGCGCAGTGACCAGGCCTGCACCTGGAACCATTTGTCGAGCACCAGCGGATTGTCGCGATAGCGTTGATAGAAGATGTCGAGCGCCGCGACACGCTCTTCGCTGTCGCCATGCGCGAGCGTCGCGAGCGCCGCCTGCCGCTCGGTCATCCCGTCGGCACTGGAGAAAATGCCAAAGGCGAGCGCCGCGGCATCGTCGAGACCCGCCGCCGCCAGATAGGCGAGCGCGACGCCGCGCAGCCGCCGCGCCCCCTTCGCGCCGGGCGACAGGTCGGTCGCCGGCGGGGCATCGCCGGAAAGGACCGCGCGCCATTCCGCTTCGAGCGCAGCGCCGATCGCCGCCTGCAACGCCAGCCGCTCGCGGCGGATCGCATCGGGATCGACCGTCACCATCTGGTCGCCGATAAAGGCTTCGCTGGGAAGCAGCACCGCCTCGGCGACGAAGGCGGGGTCATTCGCGCGGCTGCCAAGCGTTTGCCCGACGGCGTCGATCACGGCGCGATTATCGGCCGCCTTGCCCGACACCGCGGCGACGAGCGTGTCGAGCATCAGCTGCTGCAACGCTTCATAGCGGGCGAAGGGATCGTCGTCGTGCGCGGCAAGCCAGGCGAGTTCGCCCTCCTCGCGCGCGAAATCGACGATCACCGGCGCCGAAAAGCCGCGGTTGATCGAAAGCATCGGCCGGCTCCGATAGCGCCCCAGCGGCACCGCCATTTCGGCGCGGTCGAGCAGCACGAGCCGCTCGCCCTCGCCATCGCCGCCGGCCCGGTCATAAGCCTTGATGCGCAGCGGGATCAGCATCGGCGCCTTGTCGGGCTGCCCCGGCGTCGGCGGGACGAGCTGCGCCAGATGCAGCGTGTGATCGCCGGTCGCCGCGTCAACGTCGATCCGCGCGGTGATACGCGGCGTGCCTGCCTGCCCGTACCAGAGGCGGAACTGGGTGAGGTCCAGCCCCGCGCCCTCCTCGATCGCCTTGACGAAATCCTCGCAGGTCGCCGCCTCGCCGTCGTGGCGCTCGAAATAGAGGTCGGTGCCCTTGCGGAACCGCTCGGGGCCGACCATCGTCGCCATCATGCGGATGATCTCGGCGCCCTTGTTATAGACGGTGGCGGTGTAGAAATTCGAGATTTCCTGATAGGAGTCGGGGCGGATCGGGTGCGCCAGCGGCCCGGCATCCTCGGGGAATTGCGCCGCGCGGAGCAGGCGGACATCCTCGATCCGCTTGACCGCGGGCGATCCCATGTCGGCCGAAAAGCTCTGGTCGCGAAAGACGGTGAAGCCTTCCTTCAAACTGAGCTGGAACCAGTCGCGGCAGGTGACGCGGTTGCCCGACCAGTTATGGAAATATTCATGCGCAACGACGCCTTCAACCCCGTCATAGTCGAGGTCGGTCGCGGTGTCCGGGTCGGCGAGGATATAGCGGGTGTTGAAGATGTTGAGCCCCTTGTTCTCCATCGCCCCCATGTTGAAATCGCCGACCGCGACGATGTTGAACAGGTCGAGGTCATATTCGCGGCCATAGACCGCCTCGTCCCATTTCATGCTGTTCTTGAGCGCATCCATCGCGTGGCCGGTGCGATCGAGATCGCCCTCGCGCACCCAGATGCCGAGTTCGACCTTGCGTCCCGACATGGTAGTGAAGCTGTCCCGGTTGACGACAAGGTCGCCCGCGACGAGCGCGAAGAGATAGGAAGGCTTCGGCCACGGATCTTCCCACAGCGCCCAATGTTTGCCATCCTCGCCCTCTCCCCGCTCGACGCAATTGCCGTTCGACAGCAGGATCGGGAACGCCGCCTTGTCACCCTCCATGCGAACCTTGTAGCGGCTCAGCACGTCGGGCCGGTCGGGGTGGAAGGTGATGCGGCGAAAGCCCTCGGCTTCGCACTGGGTGCAAAGCATGGCGTTCGACGCATAGAGCCCCATCAACTGGGTGTTCGCCGCGGGGTTGATGACCGTCTCGATTTCCACCGTCGCCGCGGTCCGCTCGCCGAGATCGACGATCAGGTCCAGGCAGGCCGGTGGAAAACATCTGGGTCACCGACATCGAGGGCGTGGTGTACGAGGGCCGCACCGTGCTGATGGACCCAGATGTTTTCCACCGGCACGCCGAGATCGACGATCAGGTCGTCGCCGTCCATGCGCCAGTCGTTCCAGCTCTCGCCGTCGACGCGCACCGCGGCGGGGGTCAGCCCGTCGCCCCGCAGCATCAGCGGCGTCGGCGCATCGGCATGGCGCACGACCGACAGCGCCGCGGCGACCTTTGTTTCCTCGAGCCCCAGCGCGAAATCGAGCGCGATGTCGGGAACCTGCCATTCGGGCGGGCGATAATCGCCGCGATGGATGGTGACAGGAATGGCGGGGGTGGAAGAGAGGTCGGTCATCCAATCGATCTAGGCAGGACGCCGCCGACGCGCAATAAGGCGCGCGATGGCACAGATGCTGATTTTCGGAATGGGCTATGCCGCGAGCCGCCTCGCCGAGCGCCTGCGCGCGCGCGGGTGGGAGGTCGAGGGCACGACGCAGGGCGGGCGTGCAGGCAGCATCGCTTTCAGCGACGAGCGCGCGGTACATGCGGCGCTGCGCGGCGCGACGTATATCCTCTCGTCGGTCCCGCCAGCCGACGGCGGCGACCCCGTGCTCGCGCGCTATGGCGAAGCCATCGCGCTCGCGCCCGCGACATGGATCGGCTATCTTTCATCGACCGGCGTTTATGGCGATACCGGCGGCGCGTGGGTCGATGAAAGCGCGCCGGTCAAGGGCCGCCGTGCGGATCGCAACGCCGCCGATGCAGCGTGGCAGGCGCTGCGCGGCGATGTTCGCGTCTTTCGCCTGCCTGGCATCTATGGCCCCGGTCGTTCGATCCTCGATCGCATCCGCGAAGCCCGCGCGCACCGGATCGACCTGCCGGATCAGGTCTTCAGCCGCATCCATATCGACGATATTGCGGGCGGCGTGATCGCGTCATTCCGGGGCCCGCCAGGCATCTACAATCTCGCCGATGACGAGCCGTGCCACCAGAACCGGCTCGTCGAATGGGGCTGCGCGAAGCTCGGCGCGCCGCTGCCGCCGCTCCGGACGCTCGACGAAGCCGGCCTCTCGCCCGCCGCGCGCGCCTTCTACGCCGAAAACCGCCGCGTCGCGAACGGCAAGGCGAAGCGGCTGCTCGGCTGGGCCCCGCGCTATCCGTCGTTTCGGGAGGGTCTGGCGAGTTTGACCTGACCCCATCTCGTCATTCCCGCGAAAGCGGGAACCCAGCGAGCAGACGCTGCAACTGGGTTCCCGCTTTCGCGGGAATGACGGAAAAAATTGGGTGGGCTAGATCAGTACATCCACCGTGTGGATCAGCACACCGACCAGCCCGCCGACGAGCGTGCCGTTGATGCGGATATATTGGAGGTCGTCGCCGACGGCATTTTCCAGCCGGTCGGTGATCGTCTTCGCATCCCAGCCGCGGATCGTGTCCGACACCAGCTTGAGCGCCGTCTCGCCATAGCTGTCGACCATGCCGACCACCGCGCGGCGCGCATAGCGGTTGAGCGTGCGCTTGATCGCGGCGTCCTCGCCGAGCATCGCGCCGAACTGGGTGACGAGCTCGCCGATCCGCCCCGCAAGCATCGTATCGGGATTGCGCGCCGCCTTGAGCAGCGCACTGCGGCCCTGCTCCCACAGGCCGTCGAGCCACCGTTTGACCGCCTTGTTCTCGAGCAGTTCGTCGCGGACCTTGGCGACCTTGGCCTTGACCTCGGGATCGTGCTGGAGGTCGAGCGCCATCTTGGCGAGCCCTTCCTCGACGCGGATGCGCAGCGGATGCGTCTCGTCGACCGCCATTTCGCTCAGCAGCTTCGACAGCCCCGCGACGATGCGGTTCGAGATGCTCTCGTCGAGCCCGGTGAAACGCACGATCGCATTCGAATTGTCGTGGACCATCTGGTGGATCAGATGCTCGTTGAGTTCGAGCGTCTTCGATCCCCATTTGACCATCGCATCCAGTAAGGGTTGATGCCGCCCCTCGGCCAGCGCCGCCTGCAGCGCCTGTCCGAGCAGCGGCGCGACGTCGAGTTCGCGCAACCGGTCGGCGATCGCCGACTTGACCATGCCGCCGAGCCGCTGCTGGTCGAGCGCGCCGAGCCCGTCGGCGATGATCCGCGACGCGCCGAGGCGCAACCGCCCACCGCCCTCGCCCGGTTCGGAGAGGAATTTGCCGACCGCGCCCGCGACGTCGACCGTCTGCATCTTGCGCGCGATCAGGCGCGGCAGCAGGAAATTGGTGAGCAGGAAACGCGCGAGCGTGTCGCCGATACGGTTCTTGTTGCGCGGCACGATGGCGGTGTGGGGGATCGGCAGCCCCATCGGGTGGCGGAACAGCGCGGTGACCGCGAACCAGTCGGCGAGCCCGCCGACCATCGCCGCTTCGGCGAAGGCGCGGACGAAGCCGACCGCGGGATGGACGTCCTGATAAGTTTTGGCGCCGACGAAGACGATCGCCATGACGATCAGCATGCCGGTCGCGACGACGCGGATATTGGAGCCTTTCGCCGCGATGGCGACGCCCATCGGCCGGCTGGAAGCGATGTCGGTCATGCGAACCAAATGGCGAAACGGGGCAAAGGTTGCAACCGGCGCGGTCGATCGCCGCGCCGGCCGCTCCTCATGTCACTCCGCCGGATCGGGCGCGGGCGCCGCGTGCGGCCGCGTGTCGTCGCCCGCCTTGTAGGTCAGCAGGTTCGTCGAGAAGAAGCGGCCGAGGCGCTTCTCGATGCTGTCGGCGAGGCTGAAGCCCGCCGGCACGATCAGCAGCGTCAGCAGCGTCGACAGGATCAGCCCGCCGATCACGACCACGCCCATCGGCGCGCGCCACGCGCCGTCGCCCGACAGCGAGATCGCCGTGGGGATCATGCCCGCGACCATCGCGACCGTGGTCATCACGATCGGCTGCGCGCGCTTGCGGCCCGCATCCATCAGCGCCGCGGTCTTGCCGATCCCCTTGTCCATTTCCTCGATCGCGAAATCAACGAGCAGGATCGAATTCTTGGCGACGATGCCGAGCAGCATCAGCAGCCCGATGAACACGG from uncultured Sphingopyxis sp. carries:
- a CDS encoding SDR family NAD(P)-dependent oxidoreductase, with amino-acid sequence MAQMLIFGMGYAASRLAERLRARGWEVEGTTQGGRAGSIAFSDERAVHAALRGATYILSSVPPADGGDPVLARYGEAIALAPATWIGYLSSTGVYGDTGGAWVDESAPVKGRRADRNAADAAWQALRGDVRVFRLPGIYGPGRSILDRIREARAHRIDLPDQVFSRIHIDDIAGGVIASFRGPPGIYNLADDEPCHQNRLVEWGCAKLGAPLPPLRTLDEAGLSPAARAFYAENRRVANGKAKRLLGWAPRYPSFREGLASLT
- the pepN gene encoding aminopeptidase N — its product is MDLIVDLGERTAATVEIETVINPAANTQLMGLYASNAMLCTQCEAEGFRRITFHPDRPDVLSRYKVRMEGDKAAFPILLSNGNCVERGEGEDGKHWALWEDPWPKPSYLFALVAGDLVVNRDSFTTMSGRKVELGIWVREGDLDRTGHAMDALKNSMKWDEAVYGREYDLDLFNIVAVGDFNMGAMENKGLNIFNTRYILADPDTATDLDYDGVEGVVAHEYFHNWSGNRVTCRDWFQLSLKEGFTVFRDQSFSADMGSPAVKRIEDVRLLRAAQFPEDAGPLAHPIRPDSYQEISNFYTATVYNKGAEIIRMMATMVGPERFRKGTDLYFERHDGEAATCEDFVKAIEEGAGLDLTQFRLWYGQAGTPRITARIDVDAATGDHTLHLAQLVPPTPGQPDKAPMLIPLRIKAYDRAGGDGEGERLVLLDRAEMAVPLGRYRSRPMLSINRGFSAPVIVDFAREEGELAWLAAHDDDPFARYEALQQLMLDTLVAAVSGKAADNRAVIDAVGQTLGSRANDPAFVAEAVLLPSEAFIGDQMVTVDPDAIRRERLALQAAIGAALEAEWRAVLSGDAPPATDLSPGAKGARRLRGVALAYLAAAGLDDAAALAFGIFSSADGMTERQAALATLAHGDSEERVAALDIFYQRYRDNPLVLDKWFQVQAWSLRPDTVDAVKELARHPDFTLANPNRVRSLYGALTGNQAAFHRADGAGYRLIADLVIALDPKNPQTAARMIPPLGRWKRFDEGRQALMRAELERILAQPGLSRDVTEQASKSLMG
- a CDS encoding multidrug efflux SMR transporter, coding for MAWIILTIAVFTEICWALSLKWAATIGTWQASILPVSLSFLNMALLAFAMRGISAGTAYAIWTGLGAVGVIVGGMVFFNEKVSAVQVGFMALIVIGVVGTKLFSAS
- a CDS encoding DUF445 domain-containing protein, translated to MTDIASSRPMGVAIAAKGSNIRVVATGMLIVMAIVFVGAKTYQDVHPAVGFVRAFAEAAMVGGLADWFAVTALFRHPMGLPIPHTAIVPRNKNRIGDTLARFLLTNFLLPRLIARKMQTVDVAGAVGKFLSEPGEGGGRLRLGASRIIADGLGALDQQRLGGMVKSAIADRLRELDVAPLLGQALQAALAEGRHQPLLDAMVKWGSKTLELNEHLIHQMVHDNSNAIVRFTGLDESISNRIVAGLSKLLSEMAVDETHPLRIRVEEGLAKMALDLQHDPEVKAKVAKVRDELLENKAVKRWLDGLWEQGRSALLKAARNPDTMLAGRIGELVTQFGAMLGEDAAIKRTLNRYARRAVVGMVDSYGETALKLVSDTIRGWDAKTITDRLENAVGDDLQYIRINGTLVGGLVGVLIHTVDVLI